The following are from one region of the Bradyrhizobium septentrionale genome:
- a CDS encoding LLM class flavin-dependent oxidoreductase, producing the protein MTTSLEFGLDTFGDVTKDAAGAPLPHAQVIRNVVDEAVLADQLGIDFIGLGEHHRADFAISTPETVLAAIAARTQNIRLGSAVTVLSSDDPIRVFQRFATVDALSNGRAEVILGRGSFTESFPLFGFDLKQYNELFEEKLDLFTELLKQQPVTWQGKLRPQLKSQSVYPPVEHGRLKTWIGVGGSPESVVRAAHYDLPLMLAIIGGDPRRFAPYVDLHQRAYQQFGRAPQPIGVHSPGYVAETDAQAKEELWPDYKVMRDRIGKERGWAPMGRDEFVAEAEHGSLYVGAPATVARKIAATVKALGAARFQLKYSAGPLPHEKLMKSIELYGSKVVPMVRDLLAA; encoded by the coding sequence ATGACCACCTCCCTCGAATTCGGGCTCGATACATTCGGCGACGTCACCAAGGACGCCGCCGGGGCACCGCTGCCGCATGCCCAGGTGATCCGCAACGTCGTCGACGAGGCGGTGCTGGCCGATCAGCTCGGGATCGATTTCATCGGGCTCGGCGAGCACCACCGGGCCGACTTTGCGATCTCCACCCCCGAGACCGTGCTGGCGGCGATCGCCGCGCGCACCCAGAACATCCGCCTCGGCTCCGCGGTGACCGTGCTGAGCTCGGACGATCCGATCCGCGTCTTCCAGCGCTTCGCGACCGTCGACGCGCTCTCGAACGGCCGCGCCGAGGTGATCCTCGGCCGCGGCTCCTTCACCGAATCGTTCCCGCTGTTCGGCTTCGACCTCAAGCAATACAACGAGCTGTTCGAGGAGAAGCTCGACCTGTTCACCGAGCTCTTGAAGCAGCAGCCGGTGACCTGGCAGGGCAAGCTGCGGCCGCAGCTCAAGAGCCAGTCGGTCTATCCGCCGGTCGAGCACGGCCGGCTGAAGACCTGGATCGGCGTCGGCGGCAGTCCCGAATCGGTGGTGCGCGCCGCGCATTACGACCTGCCGCTGATGCTCGCCATCATCGGCGGCGATCCCAGGCGCTTTGCCCCCTATGTCGACCTGCATCAGCGCGCCTACCAGCAGTTCGGCCGCGCGCCGCAGCCGATCGGCGTCCATTCGCCGGGCTACGTCGCCGAGACGGACGCGCAGGCCAAGGAAGAGCTGTGGCCGGACTACAAGGTCATGCGCGACCGCATCGGCAAGGAGCGCGGCTGGGCGCCAATGGGCCGCGACGAGTTCGTGGCTGAGGCCGAGCACGGCTCGCTCTATGTCGGCGCCCCCGCAACCGTGGCCCGCAAGATCGCGGCGACCGTGAAGGCGCTCGGCGCTGCGCGCTTCCAGCTGAAATACTCGGCCGGCCCGCTGCCGCACGAGAAGCTGATGAAGAGCATCGAGCTCTACGGCAGCAAGGTGGTGCCGATGGTGCGCGACCTGCTTGCCGCGTGA
- a CDS encoding DUF3455 domain-containing protein, which translates to MKIPTAFLSAVSFAALWLVSTAAAQEPLAIAVRDRTVITTLHAEGAQVYECKPDAGKSQSRVRALTWQLREPIATLMLDGKSIGRHYGGPSWELTDGSAVKGKVVASAPGATSNDIPSLELEVVDQRGNGVLSAATVVQRINTEGGVALGSCERAGDYRSAPYSADYVFLRKSG; encoded by the coding sequence ATGAAGATTCCGACAGCGTTCCTCAGCGCCGTTTCGTTTGCCGCCCTCTGGCTCGTAAGCACGGCGGCCGCGCAAGAGCCGTTGGCGATTGCGGTGCGCGACAGGACCGTCATCACCACCCTCCATGCCGAGGGCGCGCAGGTCTACGAATGCAAGCCGGACGCCGGGAAGTCCCAATCGAGAGTTCGCGCGCTGACTTGGCAATTGCGCGAGCCGATTGCGACGCTCATGCTGGATGGAAAGTCGATTGGACGGCATTACGGCGGACCGAGTTGGGAGCTCACGGACGGTAGCGCCGTGAAGGGCAAGGTCGTCGCCAGCGCGCCCGGCGCGACCTCGAACGACATTCCGTCGCTCGAGCTCGAAGTGGTCGACCAGCGCGGCAACGGTGTGCTGTCGGCCGCGACCGTTGTCCAGCGCATCAACACCGAGGGCGGGGTCGCGCTGGGATCGTGCGAGAGAGCCGGGGACTACCGCAGCGCGCCCTATTCCGCGGACTACGTGTTCCTGCGCAAGAGCGGCTGA
- a CDS encoding TetR/AcrR family transcriptional regulator translates to MPRKTDARARAIATAERLFRIQGYTATGLTQIIEESGAPKGSFYFHFRRGKAQLAEEAIDHYVAGRIAVLRNISANTTGDALNFVHQIFSTFAAEMVASDFQYGCLMQNLANELPALDTELTKRVARGFVDSTEIVAEHFRGCGFAPARASSTAAALVAALEGARTIARLERTPAVFEALADVSCQRCQPPE, encoded by the coding sequence ATGCCACGTAAGACTGACGCTCGCGCTCGCGCGATTGCCACGGCCGAACGACTGTTTCGCATCCAAGGCTACACGGCGACTGGATTGACCCAGATCATTGAAGAAAGCGGTGCGCCCAAAGGATCGTTCTACTTTCACTTTCGACGCGGCAAGGCACAGCTCGCAGAGGAAGCAATCGATCATTACGTTGCGGGTAGAATTGCGGTATTGCGGAATATCTCGGCGAATACGACGGGCGATGCTCTGAATTTTGTTCATCAGATTTTCAGCACATTCGCGGCCGAAATGGTCGCCTCAGATTTCCAGTATGGATGTCTAATGCAAAATCTGGCGAATGAGCTGCCCGCGCTCGACACTGAGTTGACCAAACGGGTAGCGCGCGGATTTGTTGATTCAACCGAGATAGTCGCGGAGCATTTCAGGGGGTGCGGTTTCGCTCCCGCGCGCGCATCCTCTACCGCAGCCGCATTGGTAGCCGCCCTCGAAGGTGCGCGAACAATTGCCCGCTTGGAGCGCACGCCGGCTGTATTTGAGGCGCTGGCGGATGTTAGTTGCCAAAGGTGCCAACCACCAGAATGA
- a CDS encoding porin, whose protein sequence is MKMVKSLILGSAAALVAVGGAQAADLPVKAKAVEYVKICSLYGPGFYYIPGTDTCIKLGGYLRADVIINSNSDYTGNTSGAGGANNRFTNGYTWRSREDLNIDTRTATEYGVVRTFFDATFSWTSDTYGGQGNGSTVYSPIGAVSAPNNANAGAVAAGTVGVYYAFIQFAGFTMGKAVSQFSAPWANYPGNNYDGLVGGGGTITGVNQFTYTAQFGNGVSLSLSAQDQSAYYQAGVSNLGAPVTFGVPGNTNVFGTSDYAGTIAPDFVAMLRVDQAWGLFQASFAAHDNHVAYYGGTELTGHPDDKWGWAGQLALSIKNIPTGPGDTINLQGVYTNGATRYNIQDLAGSAGGNTIFGGTNVPGAYQSIGFGIAPDSVFITGGSQQLITTYGFRGAYVHNWNPNWNTSIYGAWAQVNYNGTAKGYICGPAGNGVGGSLSNFFGAGSALTSCNPDYSIAQLGTQTQWTPVKNLTFSADFVYTRLDQSFAGTVNFPGSATIGKPAATYELKDQNTYQLMLRAQRNW, encoded by the coding sequence ATGAAGATGGTTAAGAGCCTTATCCTCGGCTCGGCGGCGGCTCTCGTCGCGGTCGGCGGAGCTCAGGCGGCCGATCTTCCCGTCAAGGCCAAAGCGGTCGAGTACGTGAAGATTTGCTCCCTGTATGGTCCCGGTTTCTACTACATCCCGGGCACCGACACTTGCATCAAGCTGGGCGGCTATCTCCGCGCAGACGTCATCATCAACTCGAACTCGGACTACACCGGCAACACCTCGGGTGCCGGCGGTGCGAATAACCGCTTCACCAACGGCTACACCTGGCGCTCTCGTGAAGACCTGAACATCGATACGCGCACCGCGACCGAATACGGCGTGGTCCGCACCTTCTTCGATGCGACCTTCTCGTGGACCTCGGACACCTACGGTGGGCAGGGCAACGGCTCGACCGTTTACTCGCCGATCGGCGCGGTTTCGGCTCCGAACAACGCCAACGCCGGTGCGGTTGCCGCTGGTACGGTCGGCGTGTATTACGCCTTCATCCAGTTCGCCGGCTTCACCATGGGTAAGGCGGTCTCGCAGTTCTCGGCTCCGTGGGCCAACTATCCAGGCAACAACTACGACGGTCTCGTCGGCGGCGGCGGTACGATCACTGGTGTGAACCAGTTCACCTACACCGCGCAGTTCGGCAACGGCGTGTCGCTGTCTCTGTCGGCTCAGGATCAGTCGGCTTACTATCAGGCTGGTGTCTCCAACCTCGGCGCTCCCGTCACCTTCGGCGTGCCCGGCAACACCAACGTGTTCGGCACCAGCGACTACGCCGGCACGATTGCTCCGGATTTCGTCGCGATGCTGCGCGTCGACCAGGCTTGGGGTCTGTTCCAGGCGTCGTTCGCCGCGCATGACAACCACGTGGCCTACTACGGCGGCACTGAGTTGACCGGTCATCCGGACGACAAGTGGGGCTGGGCGGGTCAGTTGGCCTTGTCGATCAAGAACATCCCGACCGGACCTGGCGACACCATCAACTTGCAGGGTGTCTACACCAACGGTGCGACCCGCTATAACATCCAGGACCTCGCCGGTTCGGCTGGTGGCAACACCATCTTCGGCGGCACCAATGTCCCGGGCGCCTATCAGAGCATCGGCTTCGGCATCGCGCCGGACAGTGTGTTCATCACCGGTGGCTCGCAGCAGCTGATCACGACCTACGGCTTCCGCGGCGCCTATGTGCACAACTGGAACCCGAACTGGAACACCAGCATCTACGGTGCCTGGGCCCAGGTTAACTACAACGGCACTGCCAAGGGCTACATCTGCGGCCCGGCTGGCAATGGCGTGGGTGGTTCGCTCAGCAACTTCTTTGGTGCTGGTTCGGCCCTGACGTCCTGCAACCCCGACTACAGCATCGCGCAGCTCGGCACGCAGACCCAGTGGACCCCGGTCAAGAACCTGACCTTCTCGGCGGACTTCGTCTACACCCGCCTGGACCAGAGCTTCGCCGGTACGGTCAACTTCCCCGGCAGCGCCACGATCGGCAAGCCGGCCGCCACGTACGAGCTGAAGGACCAGAACACCTATCAGCTGATGCTCCGCGCTCAGCGCAACTGGTAA
- a CDS encoding alpha/beta fold hydrolase produces the protein MTTSTYGAGTLLTGVRSRMIHGVNGLDVHILEAGYESPGRPLALLLHGFPDLAYGWRHLLPLLADAGYHVVAPDQRGFGRTTGWVNSYEAPLEPFSLLNMTRDALGLVSVLGYRRTAMLVGHDFGSPVAAYCTLARPDVFPSVVLMSAPFPGPPAFPFNTAESEASPVQPNTENQKLAAALAALDPPREYYQQYLSTRGANDDMWHPPQGLHAFLRAFFYVKSADWPGNQPHPLKARTAIELARMPTYYVMDLGKTMPQTVAPFHPSVAEVQACKWLTEPELGVYTEEYGRTGFQGALQAYRVYSDPDLNAELRLFSGKTIDVPSLFIGGKSDWGTYSAPGAVDLMRTKAATRMGGIELIDGAGHWIQQEQPVRLSTLLLAFIKEVGGADHISDFGLGGR, from the coding sequence TTGACCACATCAACATACGGCGCGGGAACGCTTCTCACCGGGGTTCGCTCGCGCATGATCCACGGGGTCAACGGCCTCGATGTCCATATTCTCGAGGCCGGTTACGAAAGCCCCGGCCGGCCGCTCGCGCTGCTTCTGCACGGCTTTCCGGATTTGGCATACGGCTGGCGACACCTGCTCCCGCTACTTGCTGACGCCGGGTACCATGTCGTGGCGCCCGACCAGCGGGGCTTTGGCCGCACCACCGGTTGGGTGAACAGCTATGAGGCCCCGCTAGAACCGTTTAGCCTCTTGAACATGACGCGTGACGCCCTCGGATTGGTTTCGGTGTTGGGGTATCGGCGCACGGCAATGCTCGTCGGGCACGACTTCGGCTCGCCCGTGGCGGCCTATTGTACGCTGGCGCGACCTGACGTCTTTCCCTCGGTGGTGCTGATGAGCGCACCGTTCCCCGGTCCGCCGGCGTTTCCTTTCAACACTGCGGAAAGCGAGGCATCGCCGGTCCAACCGAACACTGAAAATCAAAAGTTAGCGGCCGCGCTGGCGGCGCTCGATCCGCCGAGAGAGTATTACCAACAATACTTGAGCACACGGGGGGCGAACGATGACATGTGGCACCCCCCTCAAGGTTTACATGCGTTTCTTCGTGCATTTTTCTACGTCAAGAGCGCTGACTGGCCGGGAAATCAGCCGCATCCGTTGAAGGCGCGAACCGCCATCGAACTTGCACGAATGCCCACCTATTACGTCATGGATCTTGGCAAGACGATGCCCCAGACCGTCGCTCCATTCCACCCTTCCGTCGCCGAGGTCCAGGCCTGCAAATGGCTCACCGAGCCGGAACTTGGAGTGTACACGGAGGAGTATGGCCGCACCGGGTTTCAAGGCGCCCTGCAGGCTTATCGCGTCTATTCCGATCCGGACCTGAACGCTGAGTTGCGCCTGTTTTCGGGCAAGACGATCGATGTCCCGTCGCTCTTCATCGGCGGGAAGAGCGATTGGGGCACCTACTCGGCGCCGGGCGCGGTCGATCTTATGAGGACGAAGGCGGCGACGAGGATGGGCGGCATCGAGCTGATCGACGGCGCCGGTCACTGGATCCAACAGGAGCAGCCGGTTCGGCTCAGCACGCTCCTGCTCGCCTTCATCAAGGAGGTGGGTGGGGCGGATCACATCAGCGATTTTGGACTTGGCGGCCGTTAG
- a CDS encoding SDR family NAD(P)-dependent oxidoreductase, with translation MNERTALEPTAVQGSVLIAGVGASHGLGAAIARRFAAGGYPVAIAGRNAEKLAVTAAELSATGARVTHVVGDASIAADVARFVEAAGKLAPLAMAVHNAGSNRPAPFLKVSEQRFEEHWREHALGGFQLAQAAIPALLARGGGTLVFTGASGSLRGKANYAPFASAKAALRAMAQSVAREFGPQGIHVGHVVVDGGIEGDRLLSMRPQLKDDRGPDGLLNIAAIAEAYWVLHHQHRSAWTLELDLRPWAESF, from the coding sequence ATGAACGAACGAACCGCGCTCGAGCCGACCGCCGTGCAGGGAAGCGTGCTGATTGCAGGCGTCGGCGCATCGCACGGCCTCGGCGCCGCGATCGCGCGACGCTTTGCCGCCGGCGGCTATCCCGTCGCGATCGCCGGCCGCAATGCCGAGAAGCTCGCCGTGACCGCCGCCGAACTCTCAGCAACCGGCGCCAGGGTCACCCATGTCGTGGGCGATGCCTCGATTGCCGCAGATGTGGCCCGCTTTGTCGAGGCTGCCGGGAAGCTCGCGCCGCTTGCGATGGCCGTGCACAATGCCGGCTCCAACCGGCCGGCACCGTTTCTCAAGGTCAGCGAACAGCGCTTCGAGGAGCACTGGCGCGAGCATGCGCTCGGCGGTTTCCAGCTGGCGCAGGCCGCGATCCCTGCTTTGCTTGCGCGTGGCGGCGGCACGCTGGTGTTCACCGGCGCCAGCGGCTCGCTGCGCGGCAAGGCCAATTACGCGCCGTTCGCTTCGGCGAAGGCCGCGCTGCGCGCGATGGCGCAGAGCGTGGCGCGCGAATTCGGGCCGCAGGGCATCCATGTCGGCCATGTCGTGGTCGACGGCGGCATCGAGGGCGATCGGCTGCTGAGCATGCGTCCGCAGTTGAAGGACGATCGCGGCCCGGATGGGCTGCTCAACATCGCGGCCATCGCGGAGGCCTATTGGGTGCTGCACCACCAGCATCGCAGCGCCTGGACGCTGGAGCTCGACCTGCGGCCGTGGGCGGAGTCGTTCTGA
- a CDS encoding TetR/AcrR family transcriptional regulator, whose amino-acid sequence MGHSQADKARSRERILNEAATQIRDAGLDALSIGSLMQQVKLTHGGFYGHFASRSELIAAALEQALNAGEATARASRDPDKQVGVNSLVRSYLSRTHRDSRKTGCAIGALISDVGRADEQCRAVMEPHIEAFIAKVADAFDDDDDARAIVAVSAMVGALAVSRVLTDPKRSDAILRTVRDGIVAMASDE is encoded by the coding sequence ATGGGCCATTCCCAGGCCGACAAGGCCAGGAGCCGCGAGCGCATTCTGAACGAGGCCGCGACGCAGATCCGCGACGCGGGGCTCGACGCGCTCAGCATCGGCAGCCTGATGCAGCAGGTGAAATTGACCCATGGTGGCTTCTACGGGCACTTCGCCTCGCGGTCGGAGCTGATCGCCGCGGCGCTGGAACAGGCGCTGAATGCAGGCGAAGCGACGGCGCGCGCATCGCGCGATCCCGACAAGCAGGTCGGCGTCAATTCACTGGTGCGAAGCTATCTCAGCCGCACCCATCGCGACTCCCGCAAGACAGGCTGCGCGATCGGCGCGTTGATCTCGGATGTCGGCCGCGCCGACGAGCAATGCCGCGCGGTGATGGAGCCGCACATCGAAGCCTTCATCGCCAAGGTGGCTGATGCGTTCGACGACGATGACGATGCCCGCGCAATCGTGGCGGTGAGCGCAATGGTCGGTGCGCTCGCGGTCTCGCGCGTCCTCACCGACCCGAAGCGGTCCGACGCCATCCTGCGCACGGTGCGCGACGGCATCGTCGCGATGGCGTCGGACGAATGA
- a CDS encoding crotonase/enoyl-CoA hydratase family protein — translation MSGSASEGRVRHERHDRILKIIIDNPAKKNAFSPEMMTELSDALTLLDNDDGLWVGVLCAAGGSFTAGLDMPKFFGPTASRKPLPEGNVDPFGLSKRCRKPIVTAVQGIVFTVGIEMMLAGDIVVAADDSRFCQMEAKRGIAPLAGAHFRYISRAGWGDAMYHLLLCDEFSAAEAHRIGLVQEVVPAGQQIERAMELAAIVARNAPLGIQVTKEAGRKFIEAGEQAAIAIIPQIRERVLNTADAAEGIKSFVERRAAVFQGR, via the coding sequence ATGTCCGGCAGCGCGAGCGAAGGGCGGGTCCGTCACGAGCGGCATGACCGCATCCTGAAGATCATCATCGACAATCCCGCGAAGAAGAACGCCTTCAGCCCGGAGATGATGACTGAGCTGTCCGACGCGCTGACGCTGCTCGACAATGACGACGGCTTGTGGGTCGGCGTGCTCTGCGCCGCCGGCGGCAGTTTCACCGCGGGTCTCGACATGCCGAAGTTCTTTGGTCCGACCGCATCGCGCAAGCCGTTGCCGGAGGGCAATGTCGATCCGTTCGGCTTGTCGAAGCGGTGCCGGAAGCCGATCGTCACGGCGGTGCAGGGCATCGTGTTCACCGTCGGCATCGAGATGATGCTCGCCGGCGATATCGTCGTCGCCGCGGACGACAGCCGTTTCTGCCAGATGGAGGCGAAGCGCGGCATCGCGCCGCTGGCGGGCGCGCATTTCCGCTACATCAGCCGCGCCGGGTGGGGCGATGCGATGTATCATTTGCTGCTGTGCGACGAGTTCTCCGCTGCCGAGGCCCATCGGATCGGCCTCGTGCAGGAGGTCGTGCCCGCAGGTCAGCAGATCGAACGTGCGATGGAACTGGCAGCGATCGTCGCGCGCAACGCGCCGCTCGGAATCCAGGTGACGAAGGAGGCAGGCCGCAAGTTCATCGAAGCCGGCGAGCAGGCCGCGATCGCAATCATCCCGCAGATCCGCGAACGCGTGCTCAACACCGCCGATGCGGCCGAAGGCATCAAGTCGTTTGTCGAACGGCGCGCCGCGGTGTTTCAGGGACGCTAG
- a CDS encoding helicase-related protein: MLALHLLEQWKKSGRDGIVFLSESENRAERLGSVLHSIDPSLEVLVFPRLNTLPFDGLEPSPEIAGRRSSVLRRLARSRKPVFLVSTAEAIMERLPLPASWGRLSISLKVGASYSEPDLKDRLEALGYDLDEEADYPGSVLFHGVTFEVFPAGALGPFRIEHSGGVIRRIAGVDPFEHDVVFDTQELLIDPMSERIALRGKRAQRAALPDYCPRARWIADAGVLGHADSWLSTIKEAAGRREAEREYFGPGDWKGLTKRMSALPRKTAFIPTPDFSKVASSRKALRAFVADTQRAGSRLLLVAAVEDDLRAMERMSGIKTERFADWNEAAKGRGGEAALLADFDTGFIGSGRKPLIVVTATDVLGSRAHHPQPMARAWSAAFDHPDVPERGAVVVHLHRGLAMLDGLQTLDMGKGSSREMIRLAFAGDDAVLVPPADLALIWPYAAERGKLALDRADGSTWWARRTEAEKDIQIAGRELAKHIAQRRRRRAPRLVAPGPAYERFVARFPYFTTVDQAKAIRDVLDDLASGHPMDRVVCGDVGFGKTEVALRAAAAVALSGRQVAVVVPTTVLARQHVATFRKRFAPLGIEVGSLSRATSAQETRETKEGLRSGKMKIVVGTQAIASRDVKFAKLSLVVVDEEQHFGAAEKVKLSGLAKGVHTLWMSATPIPRTLAAGLAGFRDLSVIASPPVHRLPIVTKIAPLSDAAIAAALLREQRRHGQSFLICPRIQDLEPLLARVQAVAPELRIVCLHGKLPADEIDDRMMSFVEGEADVLLATNIVESGLDIPRANTIVVCWPEKFGLAQLHQLRGRVGRGGTRAFASMLTESSSEQSGKRLAVLEEFSKPGAGFAISERDLDLRGAGDLLSERQSGHVQVFGPVLYSHLLKQASEKTNDRAADLWVPDLNLPLADLLPRSYVQSETMRLEIYGRAARCRSEDDLEDLEEETSRRFGGLPSAGRDFFAAARLRIDCKRRGIVRLDVGPEAVAATFLPGRLPKSRARSLQRDGDRVFYSDETNEPPFERIDHLLDILDE; encoded by the coding sequence ATGTTGGCCCTGCATCTCCTCGAGCAATGGAAGAAGTCCGGCCGTGACGGCATCGTTTTCCTTTCGGAAAGCGAGAACAGGGCCGAGCGGTTGGGCAGCGTGCTCCATTCGATCGACCCTTCGCTCGAGGTGCTCGTATTCCCGCGGCTGAATACCCTGCCATTTGATGGGCTGGAACCGTCTCCAGAGATCGCCGGCAGACGGAGTTCGGTGTTGAGGCGTCTCGCCAGGAGCAGGAAGCCGGTCTTCCTGGTGTCGACGGCGGAGGCGATCATGGAACGGCTGCCGTTGCCCGCGAGCTGGGGCCGCCTCAGCATCAGCCTGAAGGTCGGGGCGAGCTATTCCGAGCCGGATCTCAAGGATCGTCTGGAAGCGCTGGGGTACGATCTCGACGAAGAGGCGGATTATCCCGGAAGCGTGCTGTTCCACGGAGTGACGTTCGAAGTGTTTCCCGCCGGCGCCCTTGGGCCGTTCAGAATTGAGCATTCCGGTGGAGTGATCCGCAGAATCGCAGGCGTCGATCCGTTCGAACACGACGTCGTCTTCGACACGCAGGAACTGCTCATCGATCCGATGTCCGAACGGATCGCGTTGAGAGGCAAGCGGGCGCAGCGCGCGGCGCTGCCGGATTATTGCCCTCGCGCGCGCTGGATCGCGGACGCAGGAGTTTTGGGCCACGCCGACAGCTGGCTGAGTACGATCAAGGAGGCCGCCGGCCGCAGGGAGGCGGAGCGCGAGTATTTTGGGCCCGGTGACTGGAAGGGGCTGACCAAGCGCATGAGTGCGCTGCCTCGAAAGACGGCGTTCATCCCCACGCCTGATTTCTCCAAGGTCGCGTCGTCGCGCAAGGCTCTCCGCGCATTCGTCGCCGACACGCAGCGCGCTGGATCGCGGCTGCTTCTTGTCGCGGCGGTGGAGGACGATTTGCGCGCGATGGAGCGAATGAGCGGGATCAAGACGGAGCGCTTCGCCGACTGGAACGAAGCGGCGAAGGGACGCGGTGGCGAAGCCGCATTGCTGGCTGACTTCGACACCGGCTTCATCGGCTCTGGCCGCAAGCCGCTCATCGTCGTGACGGCGACCGACGTGCTCGGCAGCAGGGCCCATCATCCGCAGCCCATGGCAAGGGCCTGGAGTGCGGCTTTCGATCATCCTGATGTGCCGGAGCGAGGCGCGGTCGTCGTTCATCTGCACCGGGGGCTCGCCATGCTCGATGGCTTGCAGACCCTCGACATGGGGAAGGGGTCATCGCGCGAGATGATCAGGCTGGCATTTGCAGGAGATGACGCCGTCCTCGTTCCGCCGGCCGATCTTGCCCTGATCTGGCCGTATGCGGCGGAGCGCGGCAAGCTGGCATTGGACCGGGCCGATGGAAGTACGTGGTGGGCGCGACGTACCGAGGCGGAGAAAGACATTCAGATTGCCGGCAGGGAGCTTGCCAAACATATCGCCCAACGGCGTCGCCGGCGTGCTCCCAGGCTGGTCGCTCCCGGTCCCGCATACGAGCGGTTCGTCGCGCGCTTTCCATATTTCACGACGGTCGACCAGGCGAAGGCAATTCGCGACGTGCTGGATGATCTCGCATCCGGTCACCCTATGGATCGGGTCGTCTGCGGCGACGTCGGGTTCGGAAAGACGGAGGTTGCGCTGCGCGCGGCGGCGGCCGTTGCGCTGTCGGGCAGGCAAGTTGCTGTCGTTGTGCCGACGACCGTTCTGGCAAGGCAGCACGTCGCAACCTTCCGCAAACGGTTCGCCCCGCTTGGCATCGAAGTGGGAAGCTTGTCGCGCGCGACGTCGGCTCAAGAAACGAGGGAAACCAAGGAGGGCCTGCGAAGCGGTAAAATGAAAATTGTGGTCGGCACACAGGCGATCGCATCCAGGGACGTGAAATTCGCCAAGCTCAGTCTGGTCGTTGTCGACGAAGAGCAGCACTTCGGGGCGGCGGAGAAGGTAAAGCTCTCGGGCCTGGCGAAGGGCGTCCATACGCTCTGGATGAGTGCCACGCCGATCCCGCGCACGCTTGCGGCGGGTCTCGCGGGCTTCAGGGATCTCAGCGTGATCGCATCCCCGCCTGTGCATCGGCTGCCGATCGTGACCAAGATCGCGCCACTTTCGGACGCTGCCATTGCCGCTGCATTGCTGCGCGAGCAGCGACGTCACGGGCAAAGCTTTTTGATCTGCCCGCGCATCCAGGATCTGGAGCCGCTATTGGCGCGCGTGCAGGCGGTCGCACCGGAGCTCCGCATCGTTTGCCTGCACGGCAAGCTGCCCGCCGACGAGATTGACGACCGAATGATGAGTTTCGTCGAAGGCGAGGCGGACGTTCTCCTGGCGACCAATATCGTCGAAAGCGGTCTCGACATTCCGCGGGCGAATACCATCGTGGTCTGCTGGCCGGAAAAGTTCGGTCTGGCACAGCTCCATCAGCTCAGGGGACGGGTGGGGCGTGGCGGGACGCGCGCCTTCGCCTCCATGCTGACTGAATCCAGCTCGGAACAATCCGGCAAGCGTTTGGCTGTTCTCGAGGAGTTCAGCAAACCGGGTGCCGGCTTCGCCATCAGCGAGCGCGATCTGGACCTCAGAGGTGCCGGAGATCTGCTCTCCGAGCGGCAATCCGGCCACGTGCAGGTTTTCGGCCCCGTGCTCTACAGCCACCTGCTGAAACAGGCCTCGGAGAAGACGAACGACCGCGCCGCCGATCTGTGGGTGCCCGACCTCAACCTTCCGCTCGCGGATCTGCTGCCCAGGAGCTACGTGCAATCGGAAACGATGCGCCTCGAAATCTATGGCCGCGCCGCCAGGTGCCGGAGCGAGGACGATCTGGAAGATCTGGAGGAAGAGACCTCGCGCCGCTTCGGCGGACTGCCATCGGCCGGCCGGGATTTCTTCGCGGCGGCGCGCCTCAGGATCGATTGCAAGCGGCGAGGTATCGTGAGGCTCGACGTCGGGCCGGAGGCTGTCGCTGCGACGTTCTTACCCGGCAGGCTGCCGAAATCCAGAGCGCGATCGCTCCAGCGCGACGGCGATCGCGTATTCTACTCGGACGAGACCAACGAGCCGCCTTTCGAGCGGATCGACCATCTGCTGGATATTCTGGACGAGTGA